One region of Bactrocera neohumeralis isolate Rockhampton chromosome 5, APGP_CSIRO_Bneo_wtdbg2-racon-allhic-juicebox.fasta_v2, whole genome shotgun sequence genomic DNA includes:
- the LOC126759676 gene encoding cell cycle control protein 50A, with translation MASEVETPGVQEKSKKPSDSAFKQQRLPAWQPVLTAGTVLPTFFVIGILFIPVGVALLYFSDEVSEFVYDYTNCKRVGYNMTCAEYLTTNYNGSCNCEIEFELPKQFTGNVYMYYGLSNYYQNHRRYVKSRDDEQLLGRLSSSPSSDCIPFAYVEENGGDIPIAPCGAIANSLFNDTLKLKFDGKEVPLLNTGIAWPSDKNIKFKNPPGNLTVALQHFSKPKFWQKELWELDPKNPDNNGFQNEDLIVWMRTAALPSFRKLYRRVDHSKSGYQNGLNKGSYTLEIVYQYPVTSFDGSKKMILSTTSLLGGKNPFLGIAYIVVGSICLVLGVALLFIHIKCSKSTTEMINVNPRTPYS, from the exons ATGGCCTCAGAAGTTGAAACTCCAGGAGTGCAAGAGAAATCTAAAAAACCTTCAG ATTCGGCTTTTAAGCAGCAGCGGCTTCCTGCATGGCAGCCAGTGCTAACGGCTGGCACTGTATTGCCAACATTTTTCGTAATTGGAATTCTGTTCATACCTGTAGGAGTGGCATTGCTATACTTTTCAGATGAAGTTAGCGAATTTGTTTACGACTATACCAACTGCAAAAGGGTCGGATATAACATGACCTGTGCAGAATATTTGACTACTAATTACAATGGATCTTGCAATTGTGAAATTGAATTTGAACTACCAAAGCAATTTACA GGAAACGTTTATATGTATTACGGCCTTAGTAATTATTATCAGAACCATCGCCGTTATGTAAAGTCTAGGGATGATGAACAGTTATTGGGCCGCTTGTCGTCAAGTCCATCGTCAGATTGCATACCATTCGCTTATGTTGAAGAAAATGGTGGAGATATACCTATTGCGCCGTGTGGAGCCATCGCTAATTCGCTTTTCAACG ATACCTTAAAACTGAAATTCGATGGAAAAGAAGTGCCACTACTTAATACCGGCATTGCCTGGCCCTCcgataaaaacattaaatttaaaaatccacCAGGAAATTTAACTGTGGCACTACAACACTTTAGTAAGCCAAAGTTTTGGCAAAAAGAACTTTGGGAACTGGACCCTAAAAACCCTGACAATAATGGATTCCAA AATGAAGATTTAATCGTTTGGATGCGTACAGCAGCTTTGCCCAGTTTTCGTAAACTTTATCGACGAGTTGACCATTCCAAATCAGGTtatcaaaatggtttgaataaGGGTTCCTATACACTTGAAATAGTTTATC AATACCCTGTGACGTCATTTGATGGTTCTAAGAAAATGATTTTATCGACGACGTCTCTACTTGGCGGTAAAAATCCATTCCTTGGCATTGCATACATTGTTGTCGGATCCATATGTCTAGTGCTTGGTGTAGCATTGTTATTCATACATATCAAATGCAGCAAGAg CACTACGGAAATGATCAACGTTAATCCGCGCACACCCTATTCGTAA
- the LOC126759674 gene encoding REST corepressor isoform X3, producing MVLAERNSELVRNGRRSRGPSPNGHGGGVAGGGTVGASTNIGNSGGAGGTGTPETSSDDDNSIKRNGKSKAKQSEYEEKIRVGRDYQAVCPPLIPENDRKPEGLNDRALLVWSPTREIPDAKLEEYISVAKEKYGYNGEQALGMLFWHKHDLERAVMDLANFTPFPDEWTVEDKVLFEQAFQFHGKSFHRIRQMLPDKSIASLVKYYYSWKKTRHRQSVMDRQEKAKASKEGSENGSENGSNEESDTDDKFYSGLTINANFYI from the exons ATGGTCCTGGCTGAAAGAAATTCAGAGCTGGTGCGTAATGGGAGACGATCACGCGGTCCAAGTCCAAATGGGCACGGAGGAGGCGTTGCTGGGGGTGGTACAGTGGGGGCAAGTACTAATATTGGGAACAGTGGAGGTGCTGGTGGTACTGGAACTCCGGAAACTAGTTCCGACGATGACAATT CAATTAAACGAAATGGAAAATCCAAAGCAAAACAGAGTGAATATGAAg agAAAATTCGTGTTGGTCGAGACTACCAGGCAGTATGTCCACCGTTAATACCTGAAAATGACCGTAAACCAGAGGGCTTAAATGATCGAGCACTTCTGGTATGGTCGCCCACTAGAGAAATACCAGATGCAAAAC TTGAAGAATATATATCAGTAGCTAAAGAAAAATACGGTTATAATGGCGAACAGGCATTGGGTATGCTATTCTGGCACAAACATGATTTGGAACGTGCCGTAATGGATTTAGCTAACTTTACACCTTTCCCCGATGAGTGGACAGTAGAAGACAAAGTGTTATTCGAACAGGCTTTTCAATTTCACGGCAAAAGTTTTCATCGCATTCGTCAAATG TTGCCCGACAAATCAATAGCTAGTTTGGTGAAATATTATTACTCCTGGAAGAAGACGCGCCACAGACAAAGCGTTATGGACCGTCAGGAGAAAGCAAAAGCAAGTAAAGAAGGTTCAGAGAACGGTAGTGAGAATGGCAGCAATGAAGAATCTGATACAGATGACAAG TTTTACAGTGGTTtaacaataaatgcaaatttttatatttag
- the LOC126759674 gene encoding REST corepressor isoform X1: MVLAERNSELVRNGRRSRGPSPNGHGGGVAGGGTVGASTNIGNSGGAGGTGTPETSSDDDNSIKRNGKSKAKQSEYEEKIRVGRDYQAVCPPLIPENDRKPEGLNDRALLVWSPTREIPDAKLEEYISVAKEKYGYNGEQALGMLFWHKHDLERAVMDLANFTPFPDEWTVEDKVLFEQAFQFHGKSFHRIRQMLPDKSIASLVKYYYSWKKTRHRQSVMDRQEKAKASKEGSENGSENGSNEESDTDDKDQALATTSGFQDQMKIGCATSADLPNKLNKLSENGGVSGSSIGGGDADSENTAASVSLNMIAQGRDSGLVANVGALAVGIKHQRQQTPPNTANTDSSCSNADSAGLSGCCTNCGVPCSVLNASPHGKLCSSCHHHWRRTGNKRPTSGPYFGKRSRDRNAERHKRKPPRGMYINHDDIVALARANDNQDELLANTDREIVSLLSQVQLNKQNISALKRKNSEGLDDMRPAENTNRINSRWSNDEALLVVQGVRKYGKDFQTIAETIGTKTEAHVRTFFVSNRRRYNLDQELKKYEAEKEEAAATATATAAASETTNSNNKKDDLKKREPSAANATAIGVSAISSVIADESDNTTSSEATVTKSTKDESKFNNSNTNLHKDNVIMEIDLDADQNDMQPPAKKFALNVNEQDFSKVSAT, translated from the exons ATGGTCCTGGCTGAAAGAAATTCAGAGCTGGTGCGTAATGGGAGACGATCACGCGGTCCAAGTCCAAATGGGCACGGAGGAGGCGTTGCTGGGGGTGGTACAGTGGGGGCAAGTACTAATATTGGGAACAGTGGAGGTGCTGGTGGTACTGGAACTCCGGAAACTAGTTCCGACGATGACAATT CAATTAAACGAAATGGAAAATCCAAAGCAAAACAGAGTGAATATGAAg agAAAATTCGTGTTGGTCGAGACTACCAGGCAGTATGTCCACCGTTAATACCTGAAAATGACCGTAAACCAGAGGGCTTAAATGATCGAGCACTTCTGGTATGGTCGCCCACTAGAGAAATACCAGATGCAAAAC TTGAAGAATATATATCAGTAGCTAAAGAAAAATACGGTTATAATGGCGAACAGGCATTGGGTATGCTATTCTGGCACAAACATGATTTGGAACGTGCCGTAATGGATTTAGCTAACTTTACACCTTTCCCCGATGAGTGGACAGTAGAAGACAAAGTGTTATTCGAACAGGCTTTTCAATTTCACGGCAAAAGTTTTCATCGCATTCGTCAAATG TTGCCCGACAAATCAATAGCTAGTTTGGTGAAATATTATTACTCCTGGAAGAAGACGCGCCACAGACAAAGCGTTATGGACCGTCAGGAGAAAGCAAAAGCAAGTAAAGAAGGTTCAGAGAACGGTAGTGAGAATGGCAGCAATGAAGAATCTGATACAGATGACAAG GATCAAGCATTGGCTACAACTTCCGGGTTTCAAGATCAAATGAAAATAGGCTGTGCCACTTCTGCCGATTTAccgaacaaattaaataaattaagcgaAAACGGTGGTGTTTCTGGTAGCAGCATTGGCGGTGGCGACGCCGACAGTGAGAACACAGCGGCTTCTGTTTCGTTAAATATGATCGCCCAAGGACGAGACAGTGGTCTAGTTGCCAATGTTGGTGCTCTGGCAGTTGGTATCAAACATCAACGCCAACAAACGCCGCCCAATACGGCGAATACCGATTCGTCATGTTCCAATGCAGACTCAGCAGGCTTGAGCGGTTGTTGCACCAATTGTGGAGTTCCATGTAGTGTGCTTAATGCATCGCCACACGGTAAACTATGTTCAAGTTGCCACCACCATTggag ACGTACCGGTAATAAGCGTCCCACTTCCGGTCCATATTTTGGTAAGCGGTCGCGCGATCGCAATGCTGAAAGACATAAACGTAAACCACCTCGCGGCATGTACATCAATCACGACGATATTGTGGCGCTGGCCAGAGCCAATGACAATCAAGACGAACTGCTCGCTAACACAGACAGGGAAATCGTTTCGCTATTGAGCCAA GTTCAGCTAAACAAACAGAATATATCCGCGCTGAAACGTAAGAATTCAGAGGGATTAGACGATATGCGCCCAGCTGAGAACACGAATCGAATCAATTCAAGATGGTCCAATGATGAGGCTCTGCTCGTCGTACAGGGTGTGCGTAAATATGGCAAAGACTTTCAG ACAATAGCCGAAACTATTGGCACGAAGACTGAAGCTCACGTGCGTACCTTTTTCGTAAGCAATCGTCGGCGTTACAATTTAGACCAAGAACTAAAAAAGTATGAGGCAGAgaaagaagaagcagcagctaCTGCCACTGCTACTGCAGCTGCAAGTGAAACAACTAACTCCAACAATAAAAAAGACGACTTAAAGAAAAGAGAGCCGTCAGCGGCAAATGCAACAGCCATTGGCGTTAGTGCCATTTCGTCTGTTATTGCCGATGAATCGGATAACACAACCTCAAGTGAAGCAACCGTAACCAAGTCTACCAAAGACGAATCCAAGTTTAATAATAGCAATACCAATTTACATAAGGATAACGTTATAATGGAG ATTGACTTAGATGCTGATCAAAATGATATGCAACCACCAGCCAAGAAGTTCGCTCTAAACGTCAACGAACAAGATTTCTCCAAGGTCAGTGCAACCTAA
- the LOC126759674 gene encoding REST corepressor isoform X2 — MVLAERNSELVRNGRRSRGPSPNGHGGGVAGGGTVGASTNIGNSGGAGGTGTPETSSDDDNSIKRNGKSKAKQSEYEEKIRVGRDYQAVCPPLIPENDRKPEGLNDRALLVWSPTREIPDAKLEEYISVAKEKYGYNGEQALGMLFWHKHDLERAVMDLANFTPFPDEWTVEDKVLFEQAFQFHGKSFHRIRQMLPDKSIASLVKYYYSWKKTRHRQSVMDRQEKAKASKEGSENGSENGSNEESDTDDKVQLNKQNISALKRKNSEGLDDMRPAENTNRINSRWSNDEALLVVQGVRKYGKDFQTIAETIGTKTEAHVRTFFVSNRRRYNLDQELKKYEAEKEEAAATATATAAASETTNSNNKKDDLKKREPSAANATAIGVSAISSVIADESDNTTSSEATVTKSTKDESKFNNSNTNLHKDNVIMEIDLDADQNDMQPPAKKFALNVNEQDFSKVSAT; from the exons ATGGTCCTGGCTGAAAGAAATTCAGAGCTGGTGCGTAATGGGAGACGATCACGCGGTCCAAGTCCAAATGGGCACGGAGGAGGCGTTGCTGGGGGTGGTACAGTGGGGGCAAGTACTAATATTGGGAACAGTGGAGGTGCTGGTGGTACTGGAACTCCGGAAACTAGTTCCGACGATGACAATT CAATTAAACGAAATGGAAAATCCAAAGCAAAACAGAGTGAATATGAAg agAAAATTCGTGTTGGTCGAGACTACCAGGCAGTATGTCCACCGTTAATACCTGAAAATGACCGTAAACCAGAGGGCTTAAATGATCGAGCACTTCTGGTATGGTCGCCCACTAGAGAAATACCAGATGCAAAAC TTGAAGAATATATATCAGTAGCTAAAGAAAAATACGGTTATAATGGCGAACAGGCATTGGGTATGCTATTCTGGCACAAACATGATTTGGAACGTGCCGTAATGGATTTAGCTAACTTTACACCTTTCCCCGATGAGTGGACAGTAGAAGACAAAGTGTTATTCGAACAGGCTTTTCAATTTCACGGCAAAAGTTTTCATCGCATTCGTCAAATG TTGCCCGACAAATCAATAGCTAGTTTGGTGAAATATTATTACTCCTGGAAGAAGACGCGCCACAGACAAAGCGTTATGGACCGTCAGGAGAAAGCAAAAGCAAGTAAAGAAGGTTCAGAGAACGGTAGTGAGAATGGCAGCAATGAAGAATCTGATACAGATGACAAG GTTCAGCTAAACAAACAGAATATATCCGCGCTGAAACGTAAGAATTCAGAGGGATTAGACGATATGCGCCCAGCTGAGAACACGAATCGAATCAATTCAAGATGGTCCAATGATGAGGCTCTGCTCGTCGTACAGGGTGTGCGTAAATATGGCAAAGACTTTCAG ACAATAGCCGAAACTATTGGCACGAAGACTGAAGCTCACGTGCGTACCTTTTTCGTAAGCAATCGTCGGCGTTACAATTTAGACCAAGAACTAAAAAAGTATGAGGCAGAgaaagaagaagcagcagctaCTGCCACTGCTACTGCAGCTGCAAGTGAAACAACTAACTCCAACAATAAAAAAGACGACTTAAAGAAAAGAGAGCCGTCAGCGGCAAATGCAACAGCCATTGGCGTTAGTGCCATTTCGTCTGTTATTGCCGATGAATCGGATAACACAACCTCAAGTGAAGCAACCGTAACCAAGTCTACCAAAGACGAATCCAAGTTTAATAATAGCAATACCAATTTACATAAGGATAACGTTATAATGGAG ATTGACTTAGATGCTGATCAAAATGATATGCAACCACCAGCCAAGAAGTTCGCTCTAAACGTCAACGAACAAGATTTCTCCAAGGTCAGTGCAACCTAA